In the genome of Nymphaea colorata isolate Beijing-Zhang1983 chromosome 9, ASM883128v2, whole genome shotgun sequence, one region contains:
- the LOC116261297 gene encoding gallate 1-beta-glucosyltransferase 84A24-like, giving the protein MASTADRRPYVMLVALAAQGHLNPMLRFASRLASKSVDVTLALTPNAYQQILNARSDHPAGTPIHVADGDHRVRVEIRPFSDGFEPGADRSRDMNLYLDQLAAVGSASLSELIVDLARQGRPVSCLVGNQFTSWVADVAARLGIPCATLWIQSCAVFAAYYRYHHEPSQFQETAGDILKFPTLPPIRFEDLPSLVRPDNPYPFYTRLLNSQFEKMKSYRWVFANSADELERQVIDSMAELQPIKPVGPLVPFALLGRRGTCDVRADLWAAELNCLEWLDGQPDNSVIYVSFGSYLTFPAQQMAELAWGLKNSGTRFMWMVKPKVDDSDSGLPEDFVDEGLDRGRVVPWCPQTDVLRHRAVAGFLTHCGWNSTLETIAAGVPVIAFPSWSDQPTNAKFIVDVYRLGVRLQVGPDGLVSREEVKRCIGEVMAGEAAAEMRQEALRWKDVVTRAAADGGTSDQNIQEFVDDLI; this is encoded by the coding sequence ATGGCCTCAACAGCGGACCGGCGCCCTTACGTGATGCTGGTGGCCTTGGCTGCACAAGGCCACCTCAATCCCATGCTGCGGTTCGCCTCCCGCCTGGCCAGCAAGAGCGTCGACGTTACGTTGGCGCTAACCCCCAACGCTTACCAGCAGATTCTGAATGCCCGGAGTGACCACCCAGCCGGTACTCCCATTCATGTTGCAGACGGCGATCATCGCGTCAGAGTCGAAATCAGGCCCTTCTCCGATGGGTTCGAGCCTGGTGCTGACCGGAGCCGGGATATGAATCTGTACCTGGACCAACTGGCAGCAGTTGGCTCTGCCAGCCTCTCCGAGCTTATCGTCGACCTAGCCCGGCAAGGCCGCCCCGTCTCCTGCCTGGTCGGCAACCAATTCACGTCGTGGGTTGCCGACGTCGCTGCTAGGCTCGGCATCCCGTGCGCCACCTTGTGGATCCAGTCCTGTGCAGTCTTCGCTGCCTACTACCGTTACCACCATGAGCCGAGCCAGTTTCAGGAAACGGCCGGCGACATTCTTAAATTCCCGACGCTACCCCCGATCAGATTCGAGGACCTCCCTTCACTCGTTCGTCCCGATAACCCATACCCATTCTACACCAGATTGTTGAACTCTCAGTTTGAGAAGATGAAGAGTTACAGGTGGGTTTTCGCCAACTCCGCCGATGAGCTCGAACGGCAAGTGATCGACTCGATGGCCGAGCTGCAGCCCATAAAACCGGTGGGTCCGCTTGTGCCGTTCGCTCTCCTTGGTCGACGTGGGACGTGCGACGTCCGAGCCGATTTGTGGGCCGCTGAGCTGAACTGCCTGGAGTGGCTCGACGGCCAGCCCGATAACTCCGTCATCTACGTCTCGTTCGGCAGCTACCTCACCTTTCCAGCCCAGCAGATGGCCGAGCTGGCGTGGGGTTTGAAGAACAGCGGGACCCGGTTCATGTGGATGGTGAAACCGAAAGTCGACGACTCGGATTCGGGGCTTCCCGAGGACTTTGTCGACGAGGGTTTGGATCGGGGCAGGGTCGTGCCGTGGTGCCCGCAGACGGATGTGCTCAGGCACCGAGCGGTCGCCGGATTTTTGACGCATTGCGGGTGGAACTCAACTCTGGAGACGATAGCGGCGGGGGTGCCGGTGATTGCCTTCCCGTCGTGGAGTGACCAGCCGACCAACGCCAAGTTCATCGTTGATGTCTATCGGCTCGGGGTCCGGCTCCAAGTGGGACCCGATGGCCTCGTATCGAGAGAGGAAGTGAAGAGGTGCATTGGGGAGGTGATGGCCGGCGAGGCCGCCGCAGAGATGAGGCAGGAGGCGCTGAGATGGAAGGATGTAGTAACAAGGGCGGCCGCCGACGGTGGGACTTCTGACCAGAATATCCAGGAGTTCGTGGACGATCTTATTTGA
- the LOC116259945 gene encoding putative UDP-glucose glucosyltransferase, giving the protein MTSPPRRPHVMLVAFAAQGHLNPMLQFAGRLAAKGVDVTLASTQDARDRMLSARRDHDQAAASMTAAPRQVNIEIESFSDGYDHGGDVTFDIIRYMNQLGAAGPPNLTELILELGRRGRPITCLVNNPFVPWVLDVGARLGIPCATLWIQSYALYAMYRSHHQDPSRFEENGSHLTIPGLPPIRTEDLPSLVRADNPYQIFTRLLAEQFEKMKANRWVFANSIAELESEIIETVAELQHIKPVGPLVPVTLLGQSKSDSWNVRADMWAAEPDCLGWLDRQADNSVIYISLGSFATVSAEQMAELAWVLKNSKVPFLWVAKPKRGESDVGLPEGFVEETSDQGRVVSWCPQTDVLEHQALAAFLTHCGWNSTLETLSAGVPVIAFPQWTDQPTNAKFLVDVFRVGVRLQVGPNGLVSREEFERCRRELMTGEIAGEMRKNAQRWKSVLRTAAADGGSSDRNIQEFVDELISLDPQPESADPSGQVN; this is encoded by the coding sequence ATGACCTCACCACCGCGCCGGCCTCATGTGATGCTAGTGGCCTTTGCAGCACAGGGCCACCTCAATCCCATGCTCCAGTTCGCCGGCCGTCTGGCCGCCAAGGGCGTCGACGTCACGCTGGCGTCGACCCAGGACGCTCGCGATAGGATGCTGAGTGCCCGGAGGGACCATGATCAGGCGGCCGCCTCCATGACTGCGGCCCCTCGTCAAGTCAACATCGAAATCGAGTCCTTCTCCGATGGGTACGACCATGGCGGCGACGTAACCTTCGACATCATCCGGTACATGAACCAACTCGGAGCAGCCGGTCCGCCTAACCTGACAGAGCTCATCCTTGAGCTCGGCCGGCGAGGCCGCCCGATCACCTGCCTGGTCAACAACCCCTTTGTCCCCTGGGTCCTGGACGTCGGCGCCCGGCTCGGCATCCCATGCGCCACTCTCTGGATCCAGTCCTATGCCCTTTACGCCATGTACCGTTCTCACCACCAGGACCCGTCCCGGTTCGAGGAAAACGGTTCACATCTTACAATCCCGGGTCTACCTCCCATCAGAACCGAAGATCTCCCCTCTTTGGTCCGGGCAGATAATCCATACCAGATCTTCACTAGATTGCTCGCAGAGCAgtttgagaagatgaaggcaaaCCGGTGGGTGTTCGCCAACTCGATCGCCGAGCTCGAGTCCGAGATAATCGAAACGGTGGCCGAGCTGCAGCACATAAAACCGGTCGGCCCGCTTGTACCGGTTACTCTTCTTGGCCAGTCTAAATCCGACTCGTGGAATGTTCGAGCCGATATGTGGGCAGCTGAACCGGATTGCCTAGGTTGGCTCGACCGGCAGGCTGATAATTCAGTCATCTACATTTCTCTTGGTAGCTTTGCAACTGTTTCAGCCGAGCAGATGGCCGAGTTGGCTTGGGTTTTGAAGAACAGCAAGGTTCCGTTCTTGTGGGTGGCAAAACCCAAACGAGGCGAATCGGATGTAGGACTTCCAGAGGGTTTTGTGGAGGAGACTTCTGATCAGGGTCGCGTCGTATCTTGGTGTCCTCAAACAGATGTCCTCGAACATCAAGCGCTGGCCGCTTTCTTAACACACTGCGGGTGGAACTCAACCCTCGAGACGTTGTCGGCAGGAGTCCCAGTCATAGCGTTCCCCCAGTGGACCGACCAACCAACGAATGCCAAGTTCTTGGTTGATGTCTTCCGCGTCGGGGTTCGGCTCCAGGTGGGTCCGAACGGCCTGGTCTCTAGAGAGGAATTCGAGAGGTGCAGGAGGGAGCTGATGACGGGCGAGATCGCGGGGGAGATGCGAAAAAATGCGCAGCGATGGAAGAGCGTGCTGAGAACGGCGGCTGCCGACGGCGGTTCTTCAGATCGGAATATCCAGGAGTTTGTGGACGAGCTTATCTCACTGGATCCGCAACCTGAATCGGCGGATCCAAGTGGGCAGGTGAACTGA